One stretch of Nicotiana tabacum cultivar K326 chromosome 18, ASM71507v2, whole genome shotgun sequence DNA includes these proteins:
- the LOC107826440 gene encoding acetylajmalan esterase-like: MASLVPTFFLLAGSLSSLTLAYAANNNNNNSCPNYEYIFQVGDSLADTGNRFRISNVKSSYRADHFPYGEKFFGKPTGRFSDGRLVIDYTAMSLKLPLLNPYMDKTANFSHGVNCAVAGSTVLNDPFYVAKNITTAKDNRPLRSQLRWLTTYLKTTCHTRQKCSKVVGKSLFMFGEFGGNDYYLALSEGKSIEEAKTFVPHIVKAIVKGITQVIRYGAKRIVVPGIYPLGCFPNYLTMFSSLDYEDYDEFGCLKAYNELVMYHNDYLERALSILKLEYSNVAIKYIYYYAAVKSILERPTNFGFDKKSILKACCGIGGQYNYDDDNPCGTSKVQACSDSAKYLHWDGVHLTEKAYYYVAEHVINGISSKEFQCLQ, encoded by the coding sequence ATGGCTTCTTTAGTTCCAACTTTTTTCCTTTTAGCTGGGTCTCTATCTTCCTTGACTTTAGCTTATGCGgctaataataataacaacaatagtTGCCCTAATTATGAATACATTTTCCAAGTTGGCGATTCACTTGCAGATACTGGAAATCGATTCCGTATATCTAATGTAAAATCATCTTACCGAGCAGACCATTTTCCTTATGGTGAAAAGTTCTTTGGAAAACCTACTGGCAGATTCTCCGATGGCCGTCTCGTTATAGACTATACTGCTATGTCTCTTAAGCTTCCACTTCTCAACCCTTACATGGACAAAACAGCTAATTTTAGCCATGGAGTTAACTGTGCAGTAGCAGGATCTACAGTTCTAAATGATCCTTTTTATGTAGCTAAAAATATTACCACGGCAAAAGACAACAGGCCTCTTAGATCTCAACTTCGTTGGTTGACAACTTACTTAAAAACCACATGCCACACTAGACAAAAGTGTTCAAAAGTTGTTGGAAAATCTCTTTTTATGTTTGGTGAATTTGGAGGAAATGATTATTACCTAGCACTTTCTGAGGGAAAATCCATTGAAGAAGCTAAAACTTTTGTCCCACATATAGTCAAGGCCATTGTAAAAGGCATTACACAAGTGATCAGATACGGGGCAAAACGTATAGTTGTTCCAGGGATCTATCCTCTGGGTTGCTTCCCCAACTACCTTACCATGTTCTCAAGCTTGGATTATGAAGATTATGATGAGTTTGGTTGTTTGAAAGCTTATAATGAGTTAGTCATGTATCACAATGATTATTTGGAGAGGGCTCTATCTATACTAAAACTTGAATATTCGAACGTTGcgattaaatatatatattattatgctGCTGTGAAATCAATTCTGGAACGCCCCACCAATTTTGGATTCGATAAGAAATCCATACTCAAAGCCTGCTGTGGAATTGGAGGTCAATATAATTATGATGACGATAATCCTTGTGGAACATCTAAAGTTCAAGCTTGTTCTGATTCTGCAAAATATTTGCATTGGGATGGTGTACATCTTACAGAAAAAGCATATTATTATGTCGCAGAGCACGTCATCAATGGCATCTCATCTAAAGAGTTTCAATGTCTGCAGTAG